A window of Bacillus sp. DX3.1 genomic DNA:
ATCCTGCTTCTTTGTTCATTGCGCTTAGACCGGATTTTCCTAGTACTTCACCTTGTGCAATTTGCGCACCTTTTTCTACTTTCACACTGCCTAAGCTTTGATAAAACGTCGTAATACCATTTCCATTATCGACTGTTACCACATAACCAAGAAGCGCATCTTTTTCCGCTTTCGTTACCGTACCGCTTAAAGCTGCTGTAACATCAAATTCTTTTCCATTTTTCGCAGCAATATCGATTCCTCGATTTACAGAGTATGTGTTGTTATAAAAGACAAGTGCTTCTTCTTGTTCCTCTGCCGCTACTCCATCTTCATAAAACTTCTTCTTCACAACAACTTCTGTGCCCTTTGCAACAGGCATTTTCACAACTTCTGAAGATTTTGTTACGGGTACTGCAGGATTTTCACCTTGACTATACGGCGTTGCTTGCTCTTTATTAGGCGTTTTCTTCGGATTAGTCGCCTGGAACCATAGAGCAACCGACAAAATTACCGCTGCACACGCAATGTATAATGCCGGAAATACCCACCGTTTTTGAAATAAATGAACTACCTTTCGAGACTTTTTATTATCCCTTCCTCGCATTCTATCATCACCTCAGCAATCATTTTGAACAAAATCACCCCATCCTATACAACTTATAACTAATTATCTTTCGACAAAGTTTGTAAAAATATGTATAGGAATTACAAAATTTCCGAGGAAATGATAAAATAATCAAAAAACTGAGCTCATTGGCTCAGTTTTTTAGTCTAGTTGTTTCTTTTTGTAGATGAAGAGGCTAATAATAAGAGCTGCAACTAACCAAATTGTTACGTTTAATACGTTGTTCGAGATTGCGCTGAAGCCTTCTCCTTTCATAATACTGCTGATTGCTTCGCTAATATTTTTAGTCGGTAAATATTGGAATGCTGTTTTTATACTTTCATTTTTCACAAGCATCTCCAACAGGTCAGCAAGGAAAAAGAAGAATAGTATTGGCATCCCAATAATTGAAGTTTGCGGTACATTTTGAGCAAGCAGTCCGATACATGTTCCAATTAGAGTAAATAAGATTGTTCCAAATACAAAGATCAATAATAAAAGCGCAATGTTTCCTTCCAGTTTGTCTAAAATAAATAAATTTATAAAACATACCGCTACAGTCATGATTCCTGTTAATGCACTTTTTCCAATTAACACTTCAAAGGCCGACGCTGGTGACAACATAAGGACGCGAAGCGTATGTTTTTCCTTTTCTTCTGCAATCATCATCGCTTGCACAAATCCACCAATAAAAACCAATGACATAATTGTCGTTAAGCTTACTGCCCCTCCTTGCATCTGACCCATTCGACTATAAAGAAAAGCCATGAAAATAGGTAATACTAGCATCATTAAAACTTGTGAATTGGACTTGAAATCCTGTACTTCTTTCCGAAGAATTGCTGAAAATCGTCTCATTGAAAATGTCATAATTATAATCCCCTCCCAGTTACTTCGATAAAGATATCTCCTAATGTTGGCTCATAAGAATGAATCGATAGCAGTTCGCCGTTTTTCATCCACTCAGAAATACGTTTTGCCCCTAGCTCATCTTTTTGCACTGTTTCTTTTTTCTTATCTTTTAAAACAACTTCAATTTTATCTTTCGCATACTTGAGTCGTAAGTTTTCTGGTGTATCAAGCGCGACAATTTCCCCGCCGCATAAGAAGGCAATGCGATCACAGAGCGTTTCTGCTTCATCCATATTGTGTGTTGTTAAGAAAATCGTTGTCCCTTCTGCATTTAAGTCCCTTAATATTTTATGAATGTTTTGGACGTTCACTGGATCAAGTGCAGACGTTGGTTCATCTAAGAACAGCATATCTGGTTTATGCAAAATTGCTCGTGCTAGCGTAACACGCTGCTTCATCCCTTTTGATAATTTTTTAACAGGTGTTTTTTTATCTTCTAATAAGTTCACTTGCGCTAGCACTTCATCAATCCGTTCTTTTTTACAGTCGTATAAATCGCAAAATAATAGTAAGTTATCATAAATACTGAGTCTTTCATATAAGCCACTGTTATCTGTTAAAATACCGATTCGTTTATAATCGATGCTACTTGGTCCTGTAATATCTTTCCCTAGCACTCTCACTCTTCCTACACTATGAAGTAATTGGGAAGTTAATATTTTCACTGTTGTTGTTTTGCCCGATCCACTCGGTCCAAGAAATCCAAAGATTTCGCCTTGCTTCACTTCAATATTCACATTTCGAAGTGCTGTTTTTTCCTTGAAGGTTTTCATTACATCCTTCATTTCAATTGCCAATGTCATTTCGCCATCCCCTTTGTTTTTTCTTTTATAAGTTACATTTCGCTTCAGCAACTTGCTTAGCCGCTTTCGCTTTTTGTTTGCGCTGTTCTTGACTCAATCATATGAGGAACAAAGGGGCTGCGCAGTAAAATGCCGGTAAAAGGAGTATTTTTACCGGTGAATGGCGTATAACTTTATCTCATTGGAACAGCTTATAAGACCATTGGAGCAATATTACCCTTGAATGAGGCAATATATGAAC
This region includes:
- a CDS encoding peptidoglycan DD-metalloendopeptidase family protein, producing the protein MRGRDNKKSRKVVHLFQKRWVFPALYIACAAVILSVALWFQATNPKKTPNKEQATPYSQGENPAVPVTKSSEVVKMPVAKGTEVVVKKKFYEDGVAAEEQEEALVFYNNTYSVNRGIDIAAKNGKEFDVTAALSGTVTKAEKDALLGYVVTVDNGNGITTFYQSLGSVKVEKGAQIAQGEVLGKSGLSAMNKEAGSYVHFEVRKDNVAVNPERYLNKSVAEVKAEAGAAKSTNGSGNEKATEEQSTNGSAEDKQKEEKSTNGSAEDKQKEEKSTNGSAEDKQKEEKSTNGSAEDKQKEEKSTNGSAEDKQKEEKSTNSSTEPSSDSSSTQE
- a CDS encoding ABC transporter permease, coding for MTFSMRRFSAILRKEVQDFKSNSQVLMMLVLPIFMAFLYSRMGQMQGGAVSLTTIMSLVFIGGFVQAMMIAEEKEKHTLRVLMLSPASAFEVLIGKSALTGIMTVAVCFINLFILDKLEGNIALLLLIFVFGTILFTLIGTCIGLLAQNVPQTSIIGMPILFFFFLADLLEMLVKNESIKTAFQYLPTKNISEAISSIMKGEGFSAISNNVLNVTIWLVAALIISLFIYKKKQLD
- a CDS encoding ABC transporter ATP-binding protein, with product MTLAIEMKDVMKTFKEKTALRNVNIEVKQGEIFGFLGPSGSGKTTTVKILTSQLLHSVGRVRVLGKDITGPSSIDYKRIGILTDNSGLYERLSIYDNLLLFCDLYDCKKERIDEVLAQVNLLEDKKTPVKKLSKGMKQRVTLARAILHKPDMLFLDEPTSALDPVNVQNIHKILRDLNAEGTTIFLTTHNMDEAETLCDRIAFLCGGEIVALDTPENLRLKYAKDKIEVVLKDKKKETVQKDELGAKRISEWMKNGELLSIHSYEPTLGDIFIEVTGRGL